The DNA window TGGACGTTGGCAGCGATCCCATCGTAGCCAGAGTGTACCCGTCGTGTGCTAGGAGCTCGTGAGAGCAGAATCGGCGTTGTGTTCCGGGGACTGCTTCACGTGGGCCGCAGGGGAGATCGTAATTATCCTCTCAGCTTCAATCACGCTGATTATTTCCTGTGTGTCATCCTCTTGCTTTAACTTTGTTGTCATTGGAAACATATTTGTCAGCATGGCTCCTTCCCCAGTTGAAAAGGAGACTGGTATTTGTCTTCGTATTTGTCCGGGAATAgcttgtgcgtgtttgtgcgcacgctcgcgtttgtgtgtgcgcgcgtttgtGTTTACGTccgcgtgtgcgtttgtgtatgccTCTCTGTGCGTGTTTACACTATTTGAGGGAGGTTGTTCTTTATCCCGTCCTCTGTCCTCAGAGCTCCGCGTGCCCTCCTTCCCGCCATTAGGGCCCTGGCAGGTGTGAATCTAATAATGGAGAGGGCGGAGATGAGGAGAGCGCTCGATTTTCCTGCCACGCACATTATGTGATGTGAGTCATAACAGGTCTGAGATCGCACCTGGAGCGCTCTGTCTTAAAGCGCAGATCTCTGTCTGGCCTTGTAGCCTCGTGGATATTTTTAGGTGCTGCACCTCAGGAGAAACGGCCCTCATCTTGTGCGGCTCCTGAGTAGACGGCGAGATTTGGAACCGGGTTTTACCATTGGCTGTCTGCTTTTGTCACTTTCTTTGGAATAGCCGGGTTGCCTTAAAAATTTCGCTTTTGATTTCTGTGCTTTGCTAGCCGAACGACCACAgaacccgacccccccccagcccccacctcgACCACCCTCCAGAATCTtcataagcatttttttttgtatggacATTTGCCATTGGATTTAATTATAATGACATAAGAGTGGGAGAAATCCAATAAAAAAGGGTTTGCTGGGAAATAACCacggccatttaaaaaaaaaatggcctaacaaatatatatataaaccaaaACGATACTCTATTAAATAGCCCTTTGTTCTACGATCTGGCCTGAGGTCTAATGAAGCGCTGTGTAAATGGCTTTACGGAGCCCGCACGGAATTGCCCGGTGTGATGGAATGGAAAAAGAGAAGGGACGATACACTGACTCCCTGACCCCGTTTGCGAGCGCTGCTCCCCGATGCCGCCGGGTACTCGTAGCGCAAATGTTTTCCctccgccttttttttttttccacatcgcGGACGTTGCGGGGACGACCGCGCCGGAAAGCGGACGAGGTGACGGGAAGGCggagagcggcggcggcggcggcctcgcGTCTGCGCTAACAGGAAGCGGGGGCCGCCCGCCGCGTGACCTGCGTAGGGAAAAACCAGCCCGGGCCGCGTCGGCGCTGTCGAGCCGGGAGCCGGCGGCAAAGGCCCGGTTTGTTATCGGTTCTGTTAGTTCTCCCTCGGGGTCCGTTTGCGTCGTCCGTCTCGAAGCGCTCTGCTTCCCTCCGGCGGGTTGGCGGGTTGCCTTGCCTCGGGgtcgaggggggtggggaggggggggaggggggggcagaattGCGCGGCGCGCTGTGAGTGTTCAGCACAGCGGAAATGGACCGAGCGGTGTAAACGCTCCGCCCTGGATGGTAGAGAGTGCCATAAAAGATAAGTAACCCCTGGAGCCGGCGTTATGGCGAATCTCAGCCCGTCGTCCTGCCGGGGCGGGGTTCTCcagtgtgggcggggctgggagcTTAGTCCCTCTGGCGGGGTGGCGGAGCTTTGTTGGCCGTAGCGTCGTCCgaggagggagggtgggttCAGCTCAGCGGGGCAGTCCTCGTTTCATTGCGCGGGGGGGAGGGTGATCTCAGCGAGGCAGATCCGCGGTTCTGATTTCCGCCAGTTTCGGGAATGGTTGCCGTGACGCTGAcgctcgcctctctctctctctctctctctctctctctctctctctctctctctctctgtgtcggCAGATGCTGGAACCCAAGGCACATGGGCCGGGCGAGACCGGTCCGCAGGGCCCGGGGTGTCCCGGGGCGGGGCAAGAGGAGGACGACCCTttccccagcagcccctgcgAAGCCCCAGCCGCGGCCACCCCGCCACCCGATGACCCGCCtcccctggaggaggaggcgcagccCCCAGTGACAGACGTGGAGAACGCCCCTCCCACGCCCCTTCCAGAGCATGCCCCTCCCGCACCTGCGCCGTCCAATGAGGAAGAGGATCGCAACGAGGCCGGGGCTGGGGACGGAGACACCCGCGAGGAGAAAGAGGGCGGGGAGGAGCACGAGGGGGAACCTGCCGTCCTCCCTTCCTCATCCTCGTCCTTCATCATCCCCGAGCTACGACTGGACCGGTCCTTCAGCGCGGACACCCTCTCGCAGGCCACCGACGAGGACGAAGAGGACGAGGACGatgacgaggaggaggaggaggaggaggaggaggacagcgacGAGCACTGCCTGGAGGGCGGCGGCCGGGCGGAGGCCACGCCCTGCGAGAGGCACGGGGGCGGGCTGAGCGTGCAGAACTCGCTGCGCAGGCGAACGCACAGCGAGGGCAGCCTGCTGCAGGAGCCCCGCCCGGCCTGCTTCACCTCCGACAACGCCATCAACTGCCTGGACTCGGCCACGCCCCACAAGGGCGGCTGGACCCTGCCCTCCCCGAAGACCCTGAAGAAGGAGCTCACCAAGAACGGCGGCTCCATGCACCAGATCTGCATGCTGTTCTCGGGGCGGAAGGTCAGTTTCCAACaaatccccccctcctttctgcACTTCCTTCCCATTTCTTTACTTCATGCCATTTTGATCTCAGGCTGTTTTCAATTTAATCACCTCAATCTTTTGCTTCAACtctcctgaaatatttatgaccaTTTTTCCAACTTTAGGAGGGTTGGAAGGGTTGCGTGTCTGAATTAGTTTACAAATGGAACCTGATGGAATTGCTGTGTAGTCTGTGTTATGTAGTAATGTAGTCTTGACATGAGTTTGACCTCTCGTTAAGCAAAGCAAACAGCTGGGTTAATTTAAGATGCATATCGCAAGGGTCACAACAGTAGAAAGCCTATACTGTGGCTGAGAGACCACTCCTgtgcgcatacatacacacacactcacaaacacacacacacacacacacacacacaggcacacaggcacacacataagGAAATGC is part of the Anguilla anguilla isolate fAngAng1 chromosome 10, fAngAng1.pri, whole genome shotgun sequence genome and encodes:
- the LOC118237513 gene encoding regulator of G-protein signaling 3-like isoform X6 — its product is MPVSKVHPQERVVMLEPKAHGPGETGPQGPGCPGAGQEEDDPFPSSPCEAPAAATPPPDDPPPLEEEAQPPVTDVENAPPTPLPEHAPPAPAPSNEEEDRNEAGAGDGDTREEKEGGEEHEGEPAVLPSSSSSFIIPELRLDRSFSADTLSQATDEDEEDEDDDEEEEEEEEEDSDEHCLEGGGRAEATPCERHGGGLSVQNSLRRRTHSEGSLLQEPRPACFTSDNAINCLDSATPHKGGWTLPSPKTLKKELTKNGGSMHQICMLFSGRKLSGGSECSCEVGPDGSKKRNPKSLAKDMKNRLTFLRRKSEAPAGAPAGKLDKAMKSVKPSPEEALKWGESLDKLLVHKYGLAAFRAFLRTEFSEENLEFWLACEDFKKIKSQSKMASKAKKIFSEYIAIQSCKEVNLDSHTREHTKDSLQNVSRSCFDLAQRRIYGLMEKDSYPRFLRSELYMDLVNQKKPQSTAASAS
- the LOC118237513 gene encoding regulator of G-protein signaling 3-like isoform X7, which translates into the protein MPVSKMLEPKAHGPGETGPQGPGCPGAGQEEDDPFPSSPCEAPAAATPPPDDPPPLEEEAQPPVTDVENAPPTPLPEHAPPAPAPSNEEEDRNEAGAGDGDTREEKEGGEEHEGEPAVLPSSSSSFIIPELRLDRSFSADTLSQATDEDEEDEDDDEEEEEEEEEDSDEHCLEGGGRAEATPCERHGGGLSVQNSLRRRTHSEGSLLQEPRPACFTSDNAINCLDSATPHKGGWTLPSPKTLKKELTKNGGSMHQICMLFSGRKLSGGSECSCEVGPDGSKKRNPKSLAKDMKNRLTFLRRKSEAPAGAPAGKLDKAMKSVKPSPEEALKWGESLDKLLVHKYGLAAFRAFLRTEFSEENLEFWLACEDFKKIKSQSKMASKAKKIFSEYIAIQSCKEVNLDSHTREHTKDSLQNVSRSCFDLAQRRIYGLMEKDSYPRFLRSELYMDLVNQKKPQSTAASAS
- the LOC118237513 gene encoding regulator of G-protein signaling 3-like isoform X8; this encodes MLEPKAHGPGETGPQGPGCPGAGQEEDDPFPSSPCEAPAAATPPPDDPPPLEEEAQPPVTDVENAPPTPLPEHAPPAPAPSNEEEDRNEAGAGDGDTREEKEGGEEHEGEPAVLPSSSSSFIIPELRLDRSFSADTLSQATDEDEEDEDDDEEEEEEEEEDSDEHCLEGGGRAEATPCERHGGGLSVQNSLRRRTHSEGSLLQEPRPACFTSDNAINCLDSATPHKGGWTLPSPKTLKKELTKNGGSMHQICMLFSGRKLSGGSECSCEVGPDGSKKRNPKSLAKDMKNRLTFLRRKSEAPAGAPAGKLDKAMKSVKPSPEEALKWGESLDKLLVHKYGLAAFRAFLRTEFSEENLEFWLACEDFKKIKSQSKMASKAKKIFSEYIAIQSCKEVNLDSHTREHTKDSLQNVSRSCFDLAQRRIYGLMEKDSYPRFLRSELYMDLVNQKKPQSTAASAS